The nucleotide sequence GTGGAAATATTGTCGAAGTCATGCACGGCGGCAAAGGCACACTGGTGTGCTGCGGCGAGGACATGAAGCTCATGGTCGAAGGAACCGTGGACGCGGCGCGTGAAAAGCACATCCCGGTCATCCAGAAAACCGCCAACGGCTACAAGGTCATCGTGGGCGAAGTGGCCCATCCCATGCTCGATAACCACTATATTGAATGGATCGAACTCATCGCCGATGGCAAGGTCTACCGTCAGGATCTCAAACCCGGCCAGGCCCCCGAGGCCGAGTTCTGCATCCAGGCCGAAAAGGTCACGGCGCGTGAATACTGTAACCTGCATGGCCACTGGAAGGCCGAAAACTAACCAACACAAGGAGAACTTCAATGGATAAATACGTCTGCACTCTTTGCGGCTATGTGTATGACCCGGCAGTTGGCGACCCGGACAGCGGCATCGCGCCCGGCACCAAATTCGAAGATATTCCCGATGACTGGACCTGCCCCGTGTGCGGTGCCGGCAAGGACGATTTCACCAAGGAAAGCTAACCCCTCCAGGGCTCCGCTCGGGATGAACCCGGGCGGAGCCTTTCTTCATCCTCCGGCCACGCGCGTGGCCGTATCCCGTAAGGAAAGCGCAATGTCCGCAACCGAAATCAAAAAAGGAATTTATTGGGTTGGAATCGTGGATTGGAACCTCCACGATTTCCACGGATACTCCCAGGCCTCCCAAGGCACCACCTACAACGCCTACCTGGTCGTCGACGACAAGATCACCCTGTTCGACTCCGTTCCGGCCAAGTTCCAGATGGACCTCTACCACCAGAT is from Deltaproteobacteria bacterium and encodes:
- a CDS encoding desulfoferrodoxin — protein: MATPLEVYKCELCGNIVEVMHGGKGTLVCCGEDMKLMVEGTVDAAREKHIPVIQKTANGYKVIVGEVAHPMLDNHYIEWIELIADGKVYRQDLKPGQAPEAEFCIQAEKVTAREYCNLHGHWKAEN
- a CDS encoding rubredoxin, translated to MDKYVCTLCGYVYDPAVGDPDSGIAPGTKFEDIPDDWTCPVCGAGKDDFTKES